One window from the genome of Oceanisphaera sp. IT1-181 encodes:
- the udp gene encoding uridine phosphorylase codes for MTTQVFHLKVTTDDLQGARLAILPGDPSRVARIAGHLSNPRLLASHREFTSWLGELDGKAVVVCSTGIGGPSTSIALEELAQLGVTTFLRIGTTGAIQPTINVGDMIVTNAAVRLDGASLHFAPLAYPAVADFDCSCALVDAARELGLSPHVGITASSDTFYPGQERYDTYSGRVTASLQGSLAEWQAMGVLNYEMESATLFTFCASQGLKAGCIAGVIVNRCEQEKPDPVQVQVAEQQAIEIVIGAARRLV; via the coding sequence ATGACGACACAGGTTTTTCACTTAAAGGTCACTACTGACGACTTGCAAGGGGCGCGCTTGGCCATTCTGCCCGGCGATCCGAGCAGGGTTGCCCGCATTGCTGGGCATCTTTCTAATCCGCGCTTGCTGGCCAGTCACCGTGAATTTACTTCTTGGCTCGGTGAGTTGGATGGTAAGGCGGTGGTGGTGTGCTCAACCGGTATTGGCGGCCCTTCTACTTCTATTGCCTTGGAAGAGCTGGCGCAACTGGGCGTGACCACTTTCTTGCGCATTGGTACTACGGGGGCGATTCAGCCCACTATTAATGTGGGCGACATGATAGTCACCAACGCGGCGGTACGCCTAGATGGCGCGAGTTTACATTTTGCACCTTTGGCATATCCTGCGGTGGCCGATTTTGATTGCAGCTGCGCGCTGGTGGATGCGGCGCGCGAATTGGGCTTAAGCCCGCATGTGGGCATTACTGCCTCGTCCGATACATTTTACCCCGGCCAAGAGCGCTACGACACCTATTCAGGCCGTGTGACGGCGAGTCTGCAAGGCAGCCTTGCTGAGTGGCAAGCCATGGGAGTGCTCAATTATGAGATGGAGTCGGCTACCTTATTTACCTTCTGTGCCAGTCAGGGATTAAAGGCCGGTTGTATTGCGGGGGTAATCGTTAATCGCTGTGAGCAAGAAAAGCCCGATCCCGTGCAAGTACAAGTGGCGGAACAACAGGCGATTGAGATAGTGATCGGCGCTGCTCGCCGTTTGGTTTAG